The genomic DNA TACAACCCAAAAAGTCCCATCTGATCAATGCAGACGTAATCACTGCCGTGTTAGGACGCGTATGGTGGTAACTGCATAAAACTACTGACTGTCAAGTAACCAGACATGCTTTACCAGACTTGCTAGAAGTCATGGTTTCACTTTCTGTTTCTCGATCAGTACCGTTTTCCCCAGTGTGACGACAGAGCTGTGAAAGGTATAAGTGGGCTGGAAGTGCTGGAGTGCTTTTATTATTTCACCTACTagttgaataataataataataataatgaacacAGCTGCAGCTAAGACAATGTCAGAACACAACTCTGGTAAGTTGAGATACTTCTTAGgatttgcaatttttttttttaattaggcgAGACTGAGGCAGAATCTAAACTTATTGTATTTTTGCTCGTTCATGAAAAGATGGTTTGAGTTTGATGAATAATATTTACATACAACCAATATAAATATGTTACAGTTAAACACTGTAAGGTAGTCCAGGTGTTCGCAATCAGactaaagagacagaaaaaaacatatataggttgtgaaaaaaaaaaatccattggcTGAGACTAACTTAAGAATAGACAGAAACAATGCTCCCATATTAATCCAATATTCCCATATTAATCCACTCCATTTGGCATTCATTCGGACCATTGGCTCATGGGTCCTTGTGTGATATTTGATTATGTTTGGACAGGTGTTTTGTTGAGGATCTTGTGGATGAAACATCTTGGTCTTTTTCAGTAACATTGCATGTTAACACTGGTGACAAATGTACAGCCTATTTaacttctccaaaaaaaataaaatgcaagtTTAATGTGAGGCAGACAATAAAGTTCAAATAGTGTGATATCAGTAACTTTAAGAATGAGTAACTTGGAACTACGTGATACTACGTCACAATTCTGGCCCTATTAAGTTGAAATTATGATCAACCGTTTTTTGTAATTCTGAGTTGTCGAGTTTGCTAGATACCAAAACAACTCTGTGACTGTCGAAAGGCCGCACAGCACAGCACTTAGCAATTGTGGTACGCTCAGCATTAATGagttaaaataaaaagttaTGGTCTTGTATTTCGTCATTATTTTTAGATTCTAGAGACAAATAGTCTGTTCAGTTAGAGGTAAAGATGATATGGAGTGCAAAAGTATACTCAGTGTGTGATGTCAAACCCAAAAGCCACTCGCAACCCATTAAAAActcatattttaattttttcttcatgttttttccCTTCTAGGACTGTGTGATCAAGAGTTTGTTGGAGGACCAGAACGCTTTGGCAGATACCGTGCCATTGTGGTAATCTGCCTTCGTCACAACAGtgataacagtgtgtgtgtgtgtgtgtgtgtgtgtgtgtgtgtgtgtgtgtgtgtgtgtgtgtatgacatagCTAAAGTTGAGAATGGATTATTAATGCACATTTTCTGTTGTTGAGGATTTTTGTATTAACTCTGCAGTTTCTCTTTgagtctgtccctctctctctctctctctctctttcctcttccctGGACCCTCTTGTCCAGACACCAAAGGCTGAACAGAACAAATGCTTCTGAACAGTGTCAGTGACGCAAGTCAAAACTCCACTGCTGAAAAAGCGATCATGACGTGGCGATGGCCCACCCTGAAAAAAAGCCATCACAACTACCGCTAagtcctttctcctctctgttttttttttttttttttattattatcatttttatttagtatttatgtatgtttctgATACAATGCTAATTTCActatacaacaaaaaaaaaagaattttattaTGAATAGGTAAAGTATATTTCCAGTATTTTAGAATGCATTATGCAAACATACATTTCTCTGATaacacagtgtttcaattaGCATAGCATACTGCAGTAGATGGGATTTTATTAGTATTAAAACAGACGAGCTGTCTCACAGAATCGTTTGGTAATAATCTTAAGATCTGAGTACAGAGAATATTGCACTGATATCTGTCTTTTCTGGGCCTCTGAATGCTTTTCATGAACACAGACCTTTGGGAAGAATCACGATGAGGTCATACAACTCCTCCAAAGTCTTACCCTGGATGGAGATGAACAGGAGGAGATGGACAGGGTAGGCAGGATTGTTTTAGGATCATGTTCATCTTACAACTATACTTTGACTCCTGGTTTGACTCCTGAACTGACGATAAGAGGAAATGATCAAGCCAGGCTTTCCAACTCACTCCACTTTATGCTTTATTAACACCTGCTCTTTTACTTCTATAGTTCCCACAGATGCATGAAACAGAAGAGGAGATGGACTGTGTAAGTTTGTAGGACCATGCACATTGAAGTCTCTGATCAGCATGGCAGATGCTATCTATCTCAGACCTGTTTCATtaatactttctctctctctttctctctctctctttctctctctctctttctctctctctctctctctctccagacacaggAAGTGGACATTGTCCAATTATTCCAGTGCCTGAATCTGGATGAACATATGGAAGGGATGGACTGGGTACATTGCGCTTACAGCAATAAAATTAGCACTGCAGTACTGTACACAGTAATACTAAAGCTACCAGCTATTCCATTCAGCAGCTTCTCAATTTATCAGATTTTTGTCCAGCGAAAAAGGGTATAACGGTGTGTTTTCAACAGGAAATCAGAGATGACTTCACTGATGTTCTACAGTCCTTCCGCAGACTGGATCTGAAAGAGGATGAAGACATGGAAGTCTGTAcatgaagaggagaaaatgtaTATGCCTTAAGGCTCAACGCTGTATAATaatgtaaatataatgtaaatattCCATGTTTGAGATGAATTTCAGTCAAAATCTTCTCCACCCTTTTTGGAGGATTTAATCTGAACTTCATTTTCGTGCTATTTTTGTATATAGTgtacatatttatgtgtttgtttgtttagttttgagattatttgttttatttatattaaaagttaatAAAGATGCCCTCcaaagaggggggggtgggtggtgggcTTAAAAGCAAGTCGTCTCATTTTTGGGATCGGAGTAGTGATGACAGCCAGCTCAGAATAGGAATTTAACCTCTTTAAATATCTCAGTCAGTCCACTTACAGAATTCCATTACACAGGCTCTGATAAAGGTGAATGATGGAGTTTGATTTGTTTACCTgcgaaaaaaggaaaataccAACACTGaccgaacaaacaaacaaacaaataatattgTTCTGGCAGAGTAAGCAGGATCTCACACAACTTCAGAAATTCGGTCGAGTGCCCATAATACGTCTTTAACATACTGAACGATTTCTCATAGAAGTAAAATCAGCACGTTACCATTTTTCTGACTTAGATTCATTTACATGTTGACATGGTGAAATTCCTCCATTGCAATACTGAGCTCTTGCAAAAACGCCATTTGTCTTTCCTCTTTTGAGTTGGGCCACTGGCACTAAGTAATGGAGGAGCTCTGAATTTGCACTTTGAATATTGCTTATATTTTCGCCTCCTTGCAGACCATCACctttttgcttgtttaattAGTATAATTTCCTGCACATTCTGCACTCTTTCTAGTTCTCGCTTGTGGAGTGGAGTTGTATTTTCATgggagtaaataaataaaaccaaataaataaaaaataaatcaaataaatacgTTTTAACTAAAACTTTCATATGTCTAATTGTATTAGCTGGATGAAATTAATCATTTAGAATAATTTattaactgattaaaaaaaaaatactcgaTTGATGAATCGGTTACAATATAATCATTTGTAGCAGCTCTACTactatgtgtgtttctctttaatCTCAGCTGGTTTGAATCCAgacctgtgtgagagagcatgttGAAACAAGCGGGTGGAACATTGTTATTGTGAAATCTCAGACgttttacacatttaaacataaaacagaGCACATTTAATGCGTTATttatttaagaaagaaagatgtttgTCTCAAATTTACGGTTTCTTTTACGACCTCGCGGTTCTGCTCATCATCATTATTCTCATTTAACAAGTGAACGTAAACCCTAGGCGCTTCTTGATTGCGCATTGGTTGCTATAGCAATTTGCGTTTATGTTCCCCACACGCCGTGCCAGGCTGAGGATTTTAGAATGGTacgttttgttttctcttccttctcagtttaaaaatgtctgtgtgtcacctAATTTAGTTTCACAAACTACAAGACTGTATAATTCTTTACTGTTAAATAAAAACCTTCAAAACTAATAACGCCAAGTGTCCCTGCAGCTGCACGTTGGAGGGTTAGCAGAGTAGCTTTCAAcgatttaaaatacaaaaatatctAGGCTACAGTTACAAACTAAGATGTTATGATAAAGATATTCGATGTGAATCTCAGCAGAATAACTGACTATTAGCTATGTGAATTACTCACAGTATATAATAATGTATTGATGCGTCCGTGTCTTACCTCATTTTCTGCACGATATTAGATGGAGCGGATCAACTGCGGACCAGCGACAGCACATGACATAAACAGCAGAGGAATCTGGAACTGTCCCCGAGCGACCAAGTATAGTAAAGAAACACAGGATATGTTGAAATgtacgtgctctctctctgtgtgtgtgtgtgtgtctgagtgtgtgtggctgtgtgtgcctgtgtatgtgcgtgtatttgAAAGTTTAGCTTTTTTGAAGCTGTCAGATCTTACATGGCTACTTTTTACACTCTGATGCCACAAACAGTGATGATGCGAGAGTCAAGGCTCACAAACTTACAACAGAGAAAGATCAACGACCAACTGGAAAGTAAGTAATGCTGTTCCTCACTTCTGCTTGAATTCTCAGTTTTGAATGCTGCTTTGTGTTACCAGCTGTTTCAGGTTTTTCATGCGATACACCCTACTGTCCTTAACCTGTCTGGAGGGGTCCTGTGAACCTACTGAGGGAACAGAGTCCAGCCACCTATTTTGATGTTTTCCTTTTCAACAGAAGGGGGAGCTCTTCCATTGAACTGTAACCCAAACTCCTCAGCTCCTCCACAGCCCAAACCCAAAATTCAAAAATCTGTCCTGCCTGGCAAACCACTACGAAGAAGCGCTGAGAAATGTAGAGCAGGGGATAATTACACACGAGAGAAGTTTCGACCCAGCGCCACACGTAGGTGACACCGTTACAGCGCATGTAATAGTGCACGTACCAGTGCAGTTCCTATAGTAGGACGATTGTTTACCTTATCTAATGTCctgtttcaaaatatttacCGGGATCACGCATTTCATAGGACAGATATCTGCATGTGTCTCTCTGAAGGCTTTCCTCTTTGCTTTACTTCTTTCCATTCGTTAGGGGAtcttgagaaagagaaaatgagattgCAGAACCTGCTTGCCACAGGCCAGGAGAATCCAAACCCCCCTCAGTCAGAGATGGTGCCCAAAAAGATGGCTGTCaatgtggaagagagagacagattccAAGAGGGTAAGTTTACGAGAATGTTTACGGAATAAAagcttttcatctctgtttcctTTGCTTTTATCGTTCATTTCCTGTTGACTCAGCATTATATATAAGTAGTACATCCTGTTTTCTTAAGGCAACACAACCTGTATACTGATTTGCACCTGTATTTCACTACTGTTAgtcaaaacatatatatatatgtaaatcaTTGTCATTCCACAACAGATGCTTTACAGGTGAATGATAATGAATGCCAATACCGTGTAAGATCCCCTTTAAACTGATGATGAGtcaagtgttttgtgtttctcgTAGTTCTGGATGAAAttgaggagaggaaagagttTTTAGAGGAAATGTTTGCACTTGGACAAGGCCACAAATACCACAACCTCATCAACACAGAGATCTCCCAGGTAAATTGCCTAAGGTTCTCCGACACACTCTctcacgtacaaacacacagtgacacaggaaTACTGCGAAGTCCATTCTTTTATACAGAAATACTACAGACACCTGAAGCACTACAAGGAATATAAGGTTCCACAACGCTGACGGCCCATCCACTATTCGCTGTTTCTGTCATTTAGAAAATCCGGGAATTAGAGATGATTGACAAGCCCCGCAATGCAGAGATGAACTGCCTATGGATGAAAGAGAAGGGGAAGCAGTGGGAAGCAGAGGATGAATGACCATTTCCATGGCTGCAGATTAACTAAACCtcaagaaaatacagaaaattgGACATATTTTGGATATGTCATCTTGTGGATATGGCACTGCctttagtgtgtgttgtgaatattATAATCGTTCTGAACGAGCGTGCACGTCACAGGCTTTAAAATCCTGATCAATATTTTCgagttttaaactgtaacttcAGCTTTGATTGTTCAAACATCTGTTTTGTAATCTGTCATGTCGattacttttctctttgttgtATGTGTCGGGGAATGGGCCAGGAAAAGCGCTGAATGTTTTTCCTACTTGGCACAGATTTTGACGCCTGTCTCTCCGTTTGATCACTGCTGTCAAAAACAGTGGTAAGACTGATGTAACACTGCCTGTAAGACCATGGCGTTACGGACTGCACTAATGTGATTTGGCTTTCAAGCAGTTGTGCTATACTGAACTCTAAAATACACCTAACACTATTTTTAAGGAGTGAAAATaaaaggtttgttttcatttataggcaaaacattatatatatatatatatatatatatatatatataaaaataaagaaacacacagtatcacatggttttaatttgttttatttctctatGCTCTGAAACTCTAAGCATTTGCATTCTTTTGAAGGACTATTTTTGAGATGCAGCAAAAGCCCTTGGTTTGTGTTTAAGAGGCACAATGACATGAGCAGCTGTAAACATAAAACAGTAGAGAACACAGATAAATGATACTTTACAGGAGTTTGTGTTAAATttagacaagacaaaaaaaaaaaaagagagagagagacaccaagGGCACAATGTTGACAGTAAATGTTGACCTCAGcaaaacacagtcagacttAGAAACACATTGGAAGACACCTccataaatacaataaaataatggcactccttcacaaacacatcagtctcACACCTTACAGTCAGCGCTACAGATAAAATAAGACCAACGTatgacacacagtaaaaacaaagaaaggcaTCGACAGAATAAATTAGGAGCAACGTTGCATAACCGCTATTCCTGGGCATTTCCAGACAGTCCACAACCTCAATCAAAACTTgttaataaaacagacatacatttaCAAAAGGACTCCTAATTCTATCTAAACAACCACATGGTGGATAGGGATTTCAAAGGCTGGGTTAATCACTGGTAATGCTGGTTTCAGAGAACAGAGGTACACAACATCACTCTAAACCTGTTTCTATTTTAGAGTAAATGACCTTATTGGACAATTACATTTTGCCGGCTTAATCCAAAGAGTCTGAGATGAATTTAGTCTATTTAAAAGTTTGAAGACAGGTCGTAAAGAGTCCGAGACGACCAAATTCTctcaacccaaaaaaaaaaaaacccaaaacaaaacaaagggggaaaaaaaatacagtccCTGTTGTTAGGAACACAGTACCATagctttttctctctattttcctTTTATAATCTTTCAAATTCCAtaacacatagacactctacatcaACGTGATATTCAGCCCGTTGTCATTGGTAGTTTGTTCATCAGCATTGTATTTCTCATACAACATTACGCAACAAAATACAACCTGTTTCCATCATAGTATCATAACGAGTGAATACGCCCATCTCTAAAACCAAGTGCACCACAGATCAAAACCACAGAGAATATTAAGTGCAGTAGTTTTGAGGGGCTGCACAAACAACCAAGACTAAACCGGGATGTTAGATTGACAGATAAATAATAGACAGATTAACAGATTAATAATATCTGCCCCCCACAGAGACATTGCTTTTAAAGCGGTTGTGTAATCTGATGTCAGTTAGTAAGaaattattttcacttttataTCTAGAAATGACTTTTGACTTCATATCCATGGTATGAACATGATTTCATATCATGGCTTTGACTGCAACTATTAAAAtttcataacacacaaacatctgaatTGCATAAGCGATGGCCAGTAGGGCAGTTGGATTAAATGGtactcaaactgcatttgaacaGGCAAGCAAGATGGAGACGTCTTTGGAGCTTGATGCCTTTATCAATGGTAAATCCTCAATGTTTGTTAGATTTTAATATTTGCAAAATACAATCATTACACGATAGTATAGTAATTTACACGAGTTAAAATATACTTTACAGCCAACATCCTAAATTCTCTCAGACAAGACGCTATTAGGTATCGATAACCGagtctcattctttttttcatttatctacGTAAAAGGCAACTCAAAGTATAAATTACGTACCCagctgactgttttttttggatAGACACTGATGAGGGAAAAACAGTTGAAGTTggttgactctctctctctctgtaactgccCCATTGACGTTCAGGGAGCAGAAGATGTTGAAAGCCAGGTCCAtttcccttctctttcctccttcaGCTCTTGTCCTTACGAGGGCTGCCACCCTTAGCTCCCTCTCCCTTCAACTTCTTCAGCACCTTAATGGGTTTGAACTTGCCTGGCTTCTTCTTCTCGCTGTCCCCATGAAACTCTGCAAGAGAGGCAACTGTGAGTATGACAGAGGGAGATGCAGTGAGATGAGTGAGGAGACAGGGTTGTTGGGGAGTATGACAGGAGATACtgaggagtgagtgaggggagagacgTTACGGAGTATGACAGAGGGAGATGCAGTGAGATGAGTGAGGAGACAGGGTTGTTGGGGAGTATGACAGGAGATACtgaggagtgagtgaggggagagacgTTACGGAGtatgacagagggagaaaaactgAGATGAGTGAGGAGACAGGGTTGTTGGGGAGTATGACAGGAGATACtgaggagtgagtgaggggagagacatTACGGAGTATGACAGGGGGAGATGCAGTGAGATGAGTGAGGAGACAGGGTTGTTGGGGAGTATGACAGGAGATACtgaggagtgagtgaggggagagacgTTACAGAGtatgacagagggagacacactGAGATGAGTGAGGAGACAGGGTTGCTGGGGAGTATGACAGGAGATACtgaggagtgagtgaggggagagacgTTACAGAGTatgacagggggaaaaaaactgagatGAGTGAGGAGACAGGGCTGTTGGGGAGTATGACAGGAGATACtgaggagtgagtgaggggagagagttATTGGAGATATTACAGAGGGGAAGAGACttgccttttttctttaacatagCAGCCAAGAGcttgtcttcttcctcttctctttaaggaaaaaataaaacccaacaAAATAATCATCAATATatgtttcaacattttttggACTTTCACATAAAATATACACTTCAGTTAAAATGACCAATAATTCAGCCTCCAAAAATCTGTGTCTTTCAGCTTTGAAATACCAGaacagggtgaaaaaaaaaaacaaaaacgtgggTGTTCTGGGATTGATTACCTTTGCCTGTCCTGGTCCATACTGTTGATGATCTGGTTCCTCTGCTCAATGATGGTGACCAACTCCGCCATCAGCTCCTTCTCCCTGGCTCTGTCCTCCTcagtccactctctctctatagcAGTAAAAAGAGAAGGGGGTCACACGAAGAGGAAGGGAGTGTTTTTCTCACGGGTGAAAGGTGATCAAACTCCAGAGACCATTTGCAAGATTGCGCATTACTCAGAAGTTTGAAATCGATTTCCAATCTGGCATCCGGGTATTGTAGACTGATCAAAATGTAGTGCCTGTAAAATTCAACATCCCACAGAGTGTAGCCAGTTCACATTCACACCCGTGTACTGAATTCCAGAATTCTGAATGGAGCACAGCGTGAGGTACTGTGTGAGTACATATGTTTACCTGGCTTATTAAGGAGGCACCTCAGTTCGTATTCCACGTCTGCTTGCCTCTCCTCCAGATTCTGCTGCTTGGCTCTGGgagtcacataaacacacaactcaaaacAATAATCCAAATATTCATGTGGTATCCTTTACATGAGTCACACTGTTTGACCAACCCTTTTTCTTATCTAAAATACCTCCACTGCAGATAAGGTTGAGAGCAGTGGAGGGCAAAGCTCCTCCGAGTGTCTATGGAGGGCAGTGCTCCTCCCTCACTTCTAGCTCTGATTTAACGTATGTGATTCCTGAATTTTTCAGAGGTTCTTCAGGACCTTAATTAGctgaatcagtgtgtttgttagggGTGGAAGCAATAGACTGCATATCCTGCAGAGGGCAGATTGTCAAGTTCTGCAACCGAAGCACGATGCTTACCAGTGCTTACTATACAACTACCAATGCTTACTACTTACTATACCGTCTACTTCACGACATGCCAAAACATTACCATGTTTTGGCAAAGCTGTTTTCCACCGGCTGAGCAACACAGCGGGGAATACTTACGTATAGACCAGCTCAGCCTCTCTTCGCACCAGTAGATGTTTCTCATGAATGAGAGTGAACCAGTCCACTAACAGacgctcctcttcctcatctgaaAGAACAAACCGTCTCAATCACTCAACTGTGCCCTCATCGGCTCCTCTTCACATAGTGCGTATTGACACATGCCGGTCCTTGACagtccacaaaaaaaaccccacactaCGTACGTCCCTACGACACTACATATCGTAACCAGATAAGCACTTCAGTCCTGGGCTCACTCATCTTTGGCATATGAGAGGTCAAACCATGCAGCATAAGACTGTCATTCAGCTCATATCCACGcgtgcaaaaaaaacccatcagagCCGCAAAGCAATTCTATCGCTAACAG from Chanos chanos chromosome 8, fChaCha1.1, whole genome shotgun sequence includes the following:
- the c8h22orf23 gene encoding UPF0193 protein EVG1 yields the protein MDWEIRDDFTDVLQSFRRLDLKEDEDMEMERINCGPATAHDINSRGIWNCPRATKYSKETQDMLKLMMRESRLTNLQQRKINDQLEKGGALPLNCNPNSSAPPQPKPKIQKSVLPGKPLRRSAEKCRAGDNYTREKFRPSATRDLEKEKMRLQNLLATGQENPNPPQSEMVPKKMAVNVEERDRFQEVLDEIEERKEFLEEMFALGQGHKYHNLINTEISQKIRELEMIDKPRNAEMNCLWMKEKGKQWEAEDE